A section of the Marinoscillum sp. 108 genome encodes:
- a CDS encoding aryl-sulfate sulfotransferase, whose product MLSRLYIFALALLILACARRGEEGVCFIPHEIGTIEIYQRPDNSLRVGIDVQTNPGKDVYVTYWEKCDSRLECNDKKYYSDLSSADTLHHLVLVVLKPATTYEFQVVVQDELCKTLSSTYEFTTNLLSPWVPYFPKPDSMKQVSFSGYVAFQARKDQGYLLMIDDTGELVWYQKAPMNVKVSKYTWKNTFLSILSDDTLRFSSGNHIAEVGLDGNVLFEVEKGEGAFNKTVHHEIDFDENGNIMSLTYEQEVVDLSSVGGGKQDIVRGDGILIYDPVKNEKVWEWSVFDVFSPLDYANILNERGDWLHANALVKDTLGNYLISFRNCSQIWKIDGVTGALIWRLGRGSEDLFLPEDFLFNGQHNIHFDTEGYLVILDNGNRHAQPGVRNANPDYPARSKPVSRMLTLHIDEETRKVDVVGEVVFPEVYMTESQGSAGRISDELVLFNSSTKNILSFVNSKGENLGSLLLEYPSYRAQYIPDLNHSKAYVNKFIEE is encoded by the coding sequence ATGCTCAGTAGACTATATATTTTCGCTTTAGCCCTGTTGATACTTGCCTGCGCCCGAAGAGGTGAGGAAGGGGTGTGCTTTATACCTCATGAGATTGGCACTATAGAAATATATCAACGACCGGATAATTCTCTCCGTGTCGGAATAGATGTGCAGACCAATCCAGGCAAAGATGTCTACGTGACCTATTGGGAAAAGTGCGATTCTCGTTTGGAATGTAATGACAAGAAGTACTACTCAGACCTATCCTCAGCAGACACCCTTCATCACCTCGTGTTGGTGGTTCTTAAGCCTGCTACCACTTATGAATTCCAGGTGGTGGTGCAAGATGAGCTTTGCAAGACACTGAGCAGCACCTACGAGTTCACTACCAACCTCCTCTCCCCCTGGGTTCCGTATTTCCCAAAACCAGATAGCATGAAGCAGGTATCCTTTTCTGGGTATGTGGCTTTTCAGGCCAGAAAGGATCAGGGGTACCTCCTGATGATCGACGATACCGGCGAACTGGTGTGGTATCAGAAAGCACCAATGAATGTGAAGGTTTCCAAATACACCTGGAAGAATACTTTCTTGTCTATCCTGAGTGACGATACGCTCCGTTTTTCTTCGGGCAATCACATCGCAGAGGTAGGCTTGGATGGAAATGTGCTGTTTGAGGTAGAGAAAGGTGAAGGGGCTTTTAATAAGACAGTTCATCATGAGATTGATTTCGATGAGAATGGGAATATCATGAGTCTGACTTATGAGCAGGAGGTTGTGGACCTCTCTTCAGTAGGAGGAGGGAAGCAAGACATAGTTCGTGGTGATGGTATTCTTATTTATGATCCTGTCAAAAATGAAAAGGTATGGGAGTGGTCCGTTTTCGACGTATTTTCCCCACTTGACTATGCCAATATTTTGAATGAACGCGGAGATTGGTTACATGCGAACGCCCTGGTGAAAGACACCCTCGGGAACTACCTCATCTCCTTTCGAAACTGTAGCCAGATTTGGAAAATAGATGGAGTAACCGGCGCGCTCATTTGGAGGTTGGGCAGAGGAAGTGAAGATTTGTTCCTTCCTGAAGATTTCCTGTTCAATGGTCAGCACAATATTCATTTTGATACGGAGGGTTACCTTGTGATTCTGGACAATGGAAACAGGCATGCTCAACCCGGGGTAAGAAACGCAAATCCCGACTACCCAGCCAGATCAAAGCCGGTTTCCAGAATGCTCACACTCCACATAGACGAGGAGACCCGAAAGGTAGATGTTGTGGGAGAAGTAGTGTTCCCAGAGGTGTATATGACAGAGTCTCAAGGCAGTGCCGGGAGAATTTCAGATGAACTTGTACTTTTCAATAGCTCCACCAAGAATATCCTCTCTTTTGTTAATTCGAAAGGAGAGAATCTGGGGAGTCTGCTACTGGAGTATCCGTCTTATCGGGCACAGTATATTCCGGATTTGAACCATTCAAAAGCTTATGTGAATAAATTTATTGAAGAATGA
- a CDS encoding carbohydrate binding domain-containing protein: MRKHLFYLFLALSAYGSIAQNTAHNDWDLLDKSVRRGHWSWRNLGTSSPQVQDSYLDFCANKSISDVYMFCIPEWQWSSSLKDDSEIGSLAYQDSLAAFISKANARGVKVWALYYNWAFIETDEEGNYLYRPDGSLKASVDTMGNVPNNEHITAANQIMDAIGKFNQRHPNAGFHGVQFDQEPKSERFHVPYLDYCKTATQRADAWNEVLKSQGARPFYHSAALRPSWVSYETITYEGEDNYVAYHYIKNAHHAAMMNYTSNNNNFIFFGSRLLHWADSLPGKKFVSVGIETDDILGLWEGSEYETYADEIYAENDNTRFNLFESDMDSAQGVFEQYASFDRIAIHSDGYIEHWFDGAEIDSVGPTPGGTSFVDLTVDSSPNANAGWWDTGTNQFNLLDNGGFEDGDSPWVWGYLGNGRISSNAQSGSYSGKIVYDNQVARTVTGLKPNQQYVLSVSLKAASAGSVSYIILEDYDGASAYQSTTVNAGTTYQTQSVTFTTGDSDNSVDLLVYNESPGNDLFVDDFVLKEVQNSPGLAVANLGFEEGDSPWAWGYLGNGRVAENAHSGTYVGKVVYDNQVLRTFGGLMPGTTYKVSAYLKTSSPGGTAYLIASDFDGGSSQISVTASTDSLYNVFQNTFTLGASDTSVQIAVYNESVGNDLFADDFEIIEIEGPMEYQYDNMSFEEGDSPWVWGYLGNGRVSGNARTGTYAGEIVYDNLVQRTFTGLQSNTEYTISAFAKAASTGSIGYLIVQDYDGTTSQHSVTINAGTSYSLIQNTFTTGANDNSVVVVVYNESPGNNLYVDDFELVEGSGSARNADVVPIPSKEVAALTIYPNPADNFLRIDLEIESQIHDLMIYDINGKVVLIKDGEDFTSLEVNQVDISGLKNGMYMVSVILKNGEQIGRKLVIHRQ, translated from the coding sequence ATGAGAAAGCATTTATTTTACCTCTTTTTAGCTTTAAGCGCTTATGGCAGTATCGCTCAGAATACTGCCCACAATGACTGGGATTTGTTGGATAAGTCCGTCCGTCGCGGGCACTGGTCCTGGCGAAACCTAGGGACATCTAGTCCACAGGTTCAGGATTCCTATCTGGATTTCTGTGCCAATAAGTCTATTTCAGATGTTTACATGTTTTGTATTCCGGAATGGCAGTGGTCTTCCTCACTCAAGGATGACTCTGAAATAGGATCTTTGGCTTATCAGGACTCATTGGCGGCTTTTATCAGCAAAGCAAACGCCAGGGGAGTAAAGGTTTGGGCCCTCTATTATAACTGGGCGTTCATAGAGACAGACGAAGAAGGTAACTATCTGTACAGACCTGATGGGTCTCTGAAGGCATCTGTGGACACCATGGGAAATGTCCCCAACAACGAGCACATCACAGCAGCCAACCAGATCATGGATGCCATAGGCAAATTTAATCAGCGTCATCCTAATGCTGGATTTCACGGGGTGCAGTTTGATCAGGAGCCCAAAAGCGAACGGTTTCATGTTCCCTACCTCGATTATTGTAAAACGGCTACTCAAAGAGCAGATGCCTGGAACGAGGTACTTAAAAGCCAGGGTGCCCGACCATTCTATCACTCGGCAGCACTTCGACCTTCGTGGGTAAGTTATGAGACAATCACTTACGAAGGTGAAGACAATTATGTGGCATACCATTACATAAAAAATGCCCATCATGCTGCCATGATGAACTATACCAGTAATAACAACAATTTCATCTTTTTCGGTTCCAGATTACTACATTGGGCAGATTCCCTGCCCGGTAAGAAATTCGTTTCGGTTGGTATAGAGACGGATGATATCCTGGGTCTGTGGGAAGGCTCTGAATATGAAACCTATGCCGACGAGATCTATGCGGAAAACGACAACACCCGATTCAACTTGTTTGAGTCTGATATGGACAGTGCCCAGGGAGTCTTCGAACAATACGCCTCTTTTGACCGGATAGCCATCCATTCGGATGGATATATCGAACATTGGTTTGATGGTGCAGAAATTGATAGTGTAGGCCCTACTCCCGGAGGAACCAGTTTTGTAGACCTTACTGTGGACAGTTCTCCCAATGCTAACGCGGGTTGGTGGGATACAGGCACCAATCAGTTCAATTTACTGGACAATGGCGGCTTTGAGGATGGTGACTCACCCTGGGTTTGGGGTTACCTGGGCAACGGACGTATCAGTAGCAATGCACAATCAGGCTCCTATTCTGGTAAAATAGTCTATGACAATCAGGTGGCCAGAACTGTGACAGGCCTGAAGCCCAATCAGCAATATGTACTGTCTGTCAGTCTAAAAGCAGCGAGTGCAGGGTCAGTATCTTACATCATCTTAGAAGACTATGATGGAGCCAGCGCATATCAAAGTACCACAGTAAATGCCGGCACTACTTATCAGACTCAGTCGGTTACTTTCACTACAGGTGACAGTGACAATTCAGTTGACTTGCTGGTCTATAATGAATCTCCTGGTAATGATCTTTTTGTAGATGATTTTGTCCTGAAAGAGGTTCAAAATTCACCTGGTCTGGCGGTGGCCAATCTGGGTTTCGAGGAGGGCGATAGCCCCTGGGCCTGGGGTTACCTAGGCAATGGAAGAGTAGCAGAAAACGCCCATTCAGGAACCTATGTAGGCAAGGTTGTCTATGATAATCAGGTTCTCAGGACTTTTGGTGGGCTTATGCCCGGTACCACCTATAAGGTGTCAGCGTATCTAAAGACCTCATCACCGGGAGGTACTGCGTACCTGATTGCGAGTGATTTTGATGGAGGCAGCTCTCAGATTAGTGTCACGGCCAGTACAGACTCTCTTTATAACGTCTTCCAAAATACTTTCACCTTAGGAGCGTCAGATACATCGGTGCAAATTGCTGTGTACAATGAATCTGTTGGGAATGACCTGTTTGCAGATGATTTTGAAATAATCGAAATAGAGGGGCCGATGGAATATCAGTATGATAACATGAGTTTCGAAGAAGGTGATTCTCCATGGGTTTGGGGTTATTTGGGAAATGGCCGGGTATCGGGTAATGCCCGTACAGGAACATACGCAGGTGAGATCGTCTATGACAATCTTGTGCAGCGTACTTTCACCGGCCTCCAGTCAAATACTGAGTACACCATCTCTGCTTTTGCCAAGGCTGCTTCCACAGGTTCCATTGGATACCTCATTGTTCAGGACTATGATGGTACAACCTCTCAGCATAGCGTGACCATCAACGCCGGAACCAGCTATTCGTTAATTCAAAACACCTTTACCACTGGTGCAAATGACAACTCTGTGGTAGTTGTGGTCTACAATGAGAGTCCGGGAAACAACCTTTATGTGGATGATTTTGAACTGGTGGAAGGCTCCGGTAGCGCCCGTAATGCCGATGTGGTGCCCATTCCGTCCAAGGAGGTTGCTGCTCTCACGATTTATCCCAATCCGGCAGATAACTTCCTGAGAATTGATCTGGAAATTGAGTCCCAAATTCACGATCTTATGATTTATGACATCAATGGTAAGGTGGTTTTGATCAAAGACGGTGAGGATTTTACATCCCTCGAAGTGAATCAGGTGGATATATCAGGACTCAAAAACGGAATGTATATGGTATCCGTGATCTTGAAAAATGGCGAACAGATTGGTCGAAAGTTAGTGATCCATCGCCAGTAG
- a CDS encoding sulfotransferase — MTKDKIIPIQLIGTQRSGSNLLRLMLNQLTEITAPHPPHILKTFVPLMDRYGDLSINVNFQNLINDVCKFVELNPVKWNDLSLDRDLIFDQLQHSRNIYSLFEHIYARYASSKGSRFWCCKSLTNVHFAEELHSHGIKPYYIHLYRDGRDVALSFKKIMVGEKHTYHQAKSWKRDQDQALAIGEKLGSERVIRVAYEDLITNPEAQLSRICAFLQIQFKPQALDYFLSRDSQETALSGKMWQNVTKPVLRGNMCKYLKELPREDVLIFEAVAGTTLDRLGYPLHYGDTARAVTFSEVDLINFDRENEFLKKRAVEHSDPLDRAKRMPQEQLLSRIKLAFEPVPLTD, encoded by the coding sequence ATGACTAAAGACAAAATAATACCTATTCAACTGATTGGAACACAAAGATCTGGGTCCAACCTACTCAGGCTTATGCTCAATCAGCTCACGGAGATCACTGCACCGCATCCTCCGCATATATTGAAGACCTTTGTGCCATTGATGGATCGATATGGAGACCTTTCCATCAATGTCAATTTTCAAAATCTGATCAACGATGTATGCAAGTTTGTAGAGTTAAATCCGGTAAAGTGGAATGATTTGTCTCTTGATCGGGATCTTATCTTTGACCAGCTTCAGCATTCCAGAAACATATATTCCCTTTTCGAACACATCTATGCAAGATATGCATCTTCCAAGGGAAGCAGGTTCTGGTGCTGTAAAAGTCTGACGAATGTTCATTTCGCTGAGGAACTGCACAGCCACGGAATCAAACCGTATTATATCCACCTTTATCGCGATGGTCGTGATGTAGCTTTATCATTTAAAAAAATCATGGTGGGTGAAAAACATACTTATCACCAGGCGAAAAGCTGGAAACGTGATCAGGACCAGGCGCTCGCCATAGGAGAGAAGCTGGGGTCTGAGCGGGTGATCAGGGTAGCTTATGAAGATCTCATCACCAATCCTGAAGCGCAACTCTCCAGAATTTGTGCCTTTTTGCAGATCCAATTTAAGCCACAGGCCCTTGACTACTTCTTGTCAAGAGATTCGCAGGAAACTGCTTTGTCGGGCAAAATGTGGCAAAATGTCACCAAACCTGTGCTTCGTGGCAATATGTGCAAATACTTAAAGGAGTTGCCCAGGGAAGACGTCCTTATTTTTGAGGCAGTGGCTGGTACTACACTTGACCGACTAGGGTATCCACTTCATTATGGTGACACAGCCAGAGCGGTTACTTTTTCAGAAGTTGATTTGATCAACTTCGATCGGGAGAATGAGTTTCTGAAGAAACGGGCAGTGGAGCACTCGGATCCACTCGATAGAGCTAAAAGAATGCCACAGGAGCAACTCCTCTCACGGATCAAATTGGCTTTTGAGCCGGTCCCTCTAACTGATTAA
- the chrA gene encoding chromate efflux transporter: MNQLSERRISLWQLLISVLKVGSISFGGYMALVSILRDELVDRRRVLKDEVIMDAVALASIFPGPLAVNIVIYVGYKLRGKAGMLIAFTGIILPAFVLVYILTYLYFEYGDVLNVEPIFKGVMPAVGAIILSVAIKMTKSHIRHRVQVLLLLISIATLLTFTGFKTIIVLVAGGAILGYLFFRHEVQGSNDLNEIPVSRFNGKDVQVVALALVAVAGVLLALALFGEKSMVLQLISVFSAMSLSLFGGGYVFIPMMQEVVVESLGWLSNAEFIDGIALGQVSPGPIMISSVFIGYKVMGITGALVATAAMFLPSGILMVAGSQMILRHSDSILFKSAMKGVYAVTIGMIFNACVKIGMGLEVDVVPIAIFLVGSLCLIRYKMNLIYVILSAGLAGSFFM, translated from the coding sequence TTGAACCAACTCTCAGAAAGACGAATAAGCCTGTGGCAGCTATTGATTTCCGTTCTAAAAGTGGGGAGTATATCGTTTGGTGGATATATGGCACTGGTTTCCATTTTACGTGATGAGCTGGTAGACCGCAGGCGGGTGTTGAAAGATGAAGTGATTATGGATGCAGTGGCACTAGCTTCTATTTTTCCTGGCCCTCTGGCTGTCAATATCGTGATATACGTTGGTTATAAGCTGAGGGGAAAAGCGGGAATGCTCATTGCCTTTACCGGTATCATTTTACCTGCTTTCGTGTTGGTTTACATACTCACCTACCTCTATTTCGAATATGGAGATGTCCTCAATGTAGAACCCATCTTTAAAGGAGTCATGCCGGCGGTCGGTGCCATTATCCTATCCGTGGCTATTAAAATGACCAAATCGCACATCAGACACAGGGTGCAGGTGCTATTACTACTGATTTCTATTGCGACTTTGTTGACCTTTACCGGTTTCAAAACCATCATTGTACTCGTGGCAGGAGGAGCCATTCTGGGCTACTTATTTTTTCGGCATGAGGTTCAGGGTTCTAATGATTTGAATGAAATACCGGTCTCACGATTCAATGGAAAAGATGTACAGGTAGTGGCTCTGGCCTTGGTTGCTGTAGCCGGGGTGCTACTGGCTTTAGCGCTCTTTGGTGAGAAGAGTATGGTTCTCCAGCTGATCTCGGTTTTCAGTGCCATGAGTCTGAGTCTGTTCGGTGGCGGGTATGTGTTTATCCCTATGATGCAGGAGGTAGTGGTAGAGTCACTGGGATGGTTAAGCAATGCGGAATTTATTGATGGCATTGCTCTTGGACAGGTGAGTCCGGGGCCCATCATGATTAGCTCGGTTTTTATTGGCTACAAAGTGATGGGGATTACTGGGGCCTTGGTAGCCACAGCTGCGATGTTTTTGCCCTCTGGTATTCTGATGGTGGCGGGTTCACAGATGATATTGCGTCATTCGGATTCCATACTATTTAAATCCGCTATGAAAGGGGTCTATGCGGTCACCATCGGGATGATCTTCAATGCTTGTGTGAAGATCGGAATGGGCCTGGAAGTAGATGTGGTTCCAATCGCTATTTTCCTTGTGGGTTCTCTGTGCCTGATCAGGTATAAGATGAACCTTATCTATGTAATATTGAGCGCGGGCTTGGCCGGGAGTTTTTTTATGTAA
- a CDS encoding TonB-dependent receptor: protein MKRRIQNIVIPIKMVLTCIMCLLCGIGLAEGLPSVEGEKIKVPAQVLDISVSGRVTDSKGEGLPGVSVVVKDASSGTITDVDGNYRLQVPDNAALIFSYVGFITREVKVNYRSVIDVALEENLQELDEVVVIGYGTQQKKDLTGAVSSLSEEDFNVGSISSVEQLVQGRTTGIQISTQSAEPGGNFVIRVRGNNSIQNDNQPIYVVDGFPMDNLDNSINPSNIKSIEVLKDASAAAIYGTRGANGVIIITTKQGKSGAVNIDYNAEYGQQVVSNLDAYEFLGTRAFTENDNLIQRVNGAMEMYSPSRIDSLEQYFGSTNWLQEAFRDGATVNHQLGISSGKENSRVYFSAGYFNQQGVVPSTEFSRYNTRINLNQRMFDDKLTFGLNTGITYTNTNFLGFNASNLQTNILRNIFADARPFVPNRLDNLTETEIQLLGGTRPISPLQTIEASDNEAKSTYILSTGFVELEVLEGLKVKALGGSRMFNGKEYGYLSQESHIVAGTLQPGEAALTNNQSYDLLFEGTINYQKRLGKHGLNLLAGYTNQKVIYESFRAGARDFTTNTLGWNALQAGAIPTTPSSGTSERKLISYLSRAIYDYDDRYLLTLTFRRDGSSKFGANNKWANFPAAAVGWKVHNEAFMSGQSLLSNLKLRASYGITGSERFRVGLAQTQFQANAPVTLDGDNQSIGTVPSVLGNDNLQWEETTQMDLGTDIGLFKDRIVLEFDYYVKNTDKLIVTKSLPPSLGFGSIITNVGRIQNSGVEILLSSNNVTSKNFSWVTDINVSFNSNEIKEVLLPEGSEFLEGAELKPIGQLDRAPYTIIQKGIPVNSFYGYKVRGVLQEGETDDLQPSAVPGDALYHDIDGDSAITSADRTILGHGFPKYLAGLTNTISYKSFQLSFFFSGVFDADVLNVNREIGYRTNRLESALERWTPETPDGTRPFRNHSGQFWVNDDLVEDASFIRLKNISLSYDLPVNKMGLKFVQNLRLYASASNLYTWTNYSGFDPEVSSRVNATTNLNIGSGVDLYSYPLQKSYAVGVKVKF, encoded by the coding sequence ATGAAAAGAAGAATACAAAATATAGTCATACCCATCAAAATGGTGCTGACCTGCATCATGTGCCTGCTGTGTGGTATAGGGTTAGCTGAAGGATTACCGTCAGTTGAGGGAGAGAAGATCAAGGTACCTGCTCAGGTGTTGGATATTTCGGTATCTGGCCGAGTAACCGACTCAAAAGGAGAGGGACTTCCTGGGGTGAGTGTGGTGGTGAAAGATGCCAGTTCAGGGACCATTACTGATGTAGATGGTAATTACCGACTCCAGGTACCAGACAATGCTGCCCTGATTTTCTCCTATGTGGGGTTTATTACCAGAGAGGTTAAGGTTAATTACAGGTCTGTAATTGACGTTGCTCTGGAGGAAAACTTACAGGAGTTGGATGAAGTGGTGGTCATCGGCTATGGTACCCAACAGAAAAAGGATCTTACAGGGGCTGTGTCATCATTGAGTGAGGAAGACTTCAATGTGGGAAGTATTTCCAGTGTGGAGCAGCTGGTGCAGGGCCGTACCACCGGGATACAGATTTCTACTCAGAGTGCAGAGCCAGGTGGGAATTTCGTCATCAGGGTTCGCGGAAATAACTCTATTCAAAACGACAATCAGCCAATATATGTGGTGGATGGCTTCCCTATGGATAACCTGGATAACAGCATCAATCCCAGCAATATCAAGTCGATAGAGGTACTCAAAGATGCTTCGGCCGCCGCTATTTATGGCACTAGAGGTGCCAATGGAGTGATCATTATCACCACCAAGCAGGGTAAATCCGGTGCAGTCAATATCGACTACAATGCGGAGTACGGTCAGCAGGTGGTTTCTAATCTGGATGCCTACGAGTTTCTAGGCACCAGGGCGTTTACAGAAAATGATAACCTCATCCAGCGTGTAAATGGTGCAATGGAGATGTATTCACCATCCAGAATAGATTCATTAGAGCAGTATTTTGGAAGCACCAATTGGCTCCAGGAAGCTTTTAGAGATGGAGCTACGGTCAACCATCAGCTGGGAATAAGCTCTGGCAAGGAGAATTCTCGGGTATATTTTTCTGCTGGATATTTCAACCAGCAAGGTGTAGTGCCCAGCACTGAGTTTTCAAGATACAATACCCGGATCAACTTAAACCAAAGGATGTTTGATGATAAGTTGACCTTTGGTCTGAACACAGGTATCACGTACACCAATACCAACTTTCTGGGATTCAATGCCAGCAACCTTCAGACAAATATTCTTAGAAATATTTTCGCTGATGCTCGTCCATTCGTCCCCAATAGACTAGATAACCTCACCGAAACGGAAATCCAACTACTGGGTGGTACCAGACCCATTAGTCCACTACAAACGATAGAAGCATCAGACAATGAGGCCAAGTCGACTTACATCCTTTCTACTGGATTTGTGGAGTTGGAAGTACTAGAGGGGCTGAAAGTCAAAGCGCTGGGGGGCAGCCGCATGTTTAATGGCAAAGAGTATGGATACCTCTCTCAGGAAAGCCACATAGTGGCAGGCACTTTGCAGCCAGGAGAAGCTGCCCTTACTAATAACCAGTCTTATGATTTGTTGTTTGAAGGGACGATAAACTATCAAAAGCGCCTCGGTAAACATGGTTTGAATTTACTGGCAGGTTATACCAACCAAAAGGTTATTTATGAGAGTTTCAGAGCAGGAGCTCGGGATTTTACCACCAATACCCTCGGATGGAATGCCCTGCAGGCGGGAGCCATTCCCACTACGCCATCTTCAGGAACCAGTGAGCGCAAATTGATTTCCTATTTGTCCAGGGCCATTTACGATTATGATGATCGTTACTTACTGACACTTACCTTTAGACGAGACGGATCATCTAAATTTGGGGCGAACAATAAGTGGGCAAATTTCCCGGCTGCTGCCGTAGGATGGAAAGTTCATAATGAAGCCTTTATGTCCGGTCAGTCCCTGTTATCCAACCTGAAGCTAAGGGCCAGCTATGGTATCACAGGCTCTGAAAGGTTTAGAGTTGGCCTGGCACAGACTCAGTTTCAGGCCAATGCTCCTGTGACCCTGGATGGCGATAATCAATCCATAGGTACAGTGCCAAGTGTTTTGGGCAATGATAACCTCCAGTGGGAAGAGACTACTCAGATGGATCTTGGTACGGATATCGGCTTGTTCAAAGATCGTATTGTTCTTGAGTTTGATTACTATGTAAAAAACACCGACAAGCTCATTGTCACCAAGTCGTTGCCCCCCTCACTGGGGTTTGGATCCATTATTACCAATGTTGGGCGTATTCAAAACTCTGGGGTCGAAATACTACTCTCCAGCAACAACGTGACCTCCAAAAACTTTAGCTGGGTGACAGACATCAACGTTTCTTTCAATAGCAACGAAATCAAAGAAGTACTGCTTCCTGAAGGATCAGAGTTTCTGGAAGGAGCTGAATTGAAGCCAATCGGTCAGTTGGATCGGGCACCCTACACCATTATTCAAAAAGGCATTCCCGTGAATTCATTCTATGGCTATAAAGTGAGAGGAGTGTTGCAAGAAGGAGAAACTGACGATTTACAACCATCGGCGGTTCCTGGTGATGCCTTGTATCATGACATAGATGGAGACAGTGCCATCACATCCGCCGACAGAACCATTCTGGGCCATGGTTTTCCAAAATATCTGGCCGGACTCACCAATACCATCAGCTACAAATCCTTCCAGCTGTCCTTTTTCTTCAGTGGTGTATTTGATGCCGATGTACTCAATGTCAACAGAGAGATAGGCTACAGAACCAACCGCCTGGAATCAGCTTTGGAGCGCTGGACCCCTGAGACACCCGATGGTACCAGACCATTTAGAAATCACTCAGGTCAGTTCTGGGTCAATGATGATCTGGTGGAAGATGCAAGCTTTATTCGATTGAAAAACATCTCTCTCTCTTATGATCTTCCGGTCAATAAAATGGGATTGAAATTTGTGCAAAACCTTCGCCTATACGCCTCTGCCTCTAACCTATATACCTGGACTAACTACTCGGGTTTTGATCCTGAAGTGAGTTCCAGGGTAAACGCCACCACCAATTTGAACATTGGTTCAGGGGTGGATCTATATTCATACCCGCTCCAGAAGTCTTATGCAGTAGGGGTAAAAGTGAAATTTTAA
- a CDS encoding RagB/SusD family nutrient uptake outer membrane protein has product MKYLRIKILSILLALTCLSCENDLTEELKGSLSASTLVSESDARALVDGIYNQMLTGGWFYYGSGQMVKLNDGITDVMVEGRTSNLEQYHWTESHADMVWSSAYVLINRANTALELIEGMDESSFASADAKAALMGEALFLRSLAYFDLTGLFGAVPLRLGATSDPNELPSRTPEGEVYAQLISDLETAAEDLPPVQDGVGKATRGAALTLLAKIAFRQKEWSSAEGYIDQVIDLGVYDLFEGQYGALFYESNRKDNEFIFVVMSLGAEYNKSNHHIKFFTPWGYDTGWSETGVPLQIYNMLDPSDARNDVIENDLSGAYYAYVRDYGTAADWKGFALLTKYSGFRRDVTAPNSIWANYASSALNQPVFRYADILLMKAEVENELNGPTGVAYNAINAVRNRAGLEGLPTGFDQGAFRTAILNERALELVGEGHRKDDLIRHGVFESTMTQYLVDQNYPNPVTVTQDYRVYPIPRQELDLNPNMEPNPLNK; this is encoded by the coding sequence ATGAAATACTTAAGAATTAAAATACTATCAATATTGCTCGCTTTGACCTGCTTGTCATGCGAAAATGACCTTACAGAAGAGCTCAAGGGCAGCCTGAGTGCCAGTACGCTGGTATCAGAGTCTGACGCGAGAGCCCTGGTGGATGGTATCTATAACCAGATGCTGACCGGAGGTTGGTTTTATTACGGATCGGGTCAGATGGTCAAGCTTAATGATGGGATTACCGATGTGATGGTGGAAGGCCGAACCTCTAATCTGGAGCAATATCACTGGACCGAGAGCCATGCCGACATGGTTTGGTCATCGGCCTATGTGTTGATCAATCGAGCCAATACAGCACTGGAACTCATAGAGGGGATGGATGAGTCCAGCTTTGCCTCGGCGGATGCCAAAGCAGCATTAATGGGTGAAGCGCTTTTCCTTCGTTCACTTGCATACTTTGATCTGACAGGGCTGTTTGGTGCGGTACCACTTAGGCTGGGAGCTACCAGTGATCCAAATGAGCTTCCAAGCCGCACACCCGAAGGAGAAGTCTATGCACAACTCATCTCTGACCTGGAAACTGCAGCAGAGGATTTGCCTCCGGTACAGGATGGTGTGGGCAAGGCCACTCGTGGTGCTGCCCTTACCCTGTTGGCTAAGATTGCGTTTCGTCAAAAGGAATGGTCTTCCGCAGAAGGGTACATTGATCAGGTGATCGATCTTGGAGTTTACGATTTGTTTGAGGGGCAGTATGGAGCGCTTTTTTACGAATCAAACAGAAAAGACAATGAGTTTATTTTTGTAGTGATGTCCCTGGGTGCGGAGTACAATAAGTCCAATCACCATATCAAGTTTTTTACCCCTTGGGGCTATGATACCGGATGGTCAGAGACGGGTGTCCCCCTCCAAATCTACAACATGCTAGACCCCTCAGATGCAAGAAATGATGTGATAGAGAATGACTTGTCAGGAGCTTACTACGCTTATGTTCGGGATTATGGCACTGCCGCAGATTGGAAAGGCTTTGCTCTCCTCACCAAATACAGTGGATTTCGCCGGGATGTCACTGCACCTAATAGCATATGGGCCAATTACGCATCTTCGGCCCTTAACCAGCCGGTGTTCAGATATGCGGATATACTGCTGATGAAGGCTGAGGTAGAAAATGAGTTGAATGGCCCCACGGGAGTTGCCTACAATGCGATCAATGCAGTGCGAAATCGAGCAGGATTGGAGGGCTTGCCCACTGGGTTTGATCAGGGAGCATTCCGAACGGCCATTTTGAATGAAAGAGCGCTCGAGTTGGTCGGAGAAGGCCATCGCAAGGATGACCTCATTCGACATGGAGTGTTCGAAAGTACCATGACCCAATATCTGGTGGATCAGAATTATCCCAATCCCGTGACCGTCACACAGGACTATCGGGTGTACCCAATTCCACGACAGGAGTTGGACCTCAACCCTAATATGGAACCCAACCCGCTAAATAAATAA